A DNA window from Anaeromyxobacter sp. contains the following coding sequences:
- a CDS encoding glycosyl hydrolase, whose protein sequence is MDAPFAGAPALPHAGATRAELEALLRQALARGLHGLCFGAYLPGQSPEQGSQLDEAQIRARLELIRPFTRWVRSFSCTDGNQLTPRLAHQLGLKTMVGAWLGADREKNEVELAAAIEVARAGHADLLAIGNEVLLREDLPEAELIGYLERARAAAPGVPVGYVDAYYLFCQHPRLVAACDVLLINCYPFWEYCALEHALAYMKEMVARVERVAGGRRIIISETGWPSAGTPVGAAVPSVENALRYLLATLEWTDAAGLDLFYFAAFDEAWKAGAEGDRGVTWGLWDQDGRPKYGG, encoded by the coding sequence ATGGACGCGCCCTTCGCGGGCGCGCCCGCCCTGCCGCACGCCGGCGCCACCCGCGCCGAGCTCGAGGCCCTGCTCCGGCAGGCCCTGGCGCGCGGGCTGCACGGCCTCTGCTTCGGCGCCTACCTGCCGGGGCAGAGCCCGGAGCAGGGCAGCCAGCTCGACGAGGCGCAGATCCGCGCCCGGCTGGAGCTGATCCGCCCCTTCACCCGCTGGGTGCGCAGCTTCTCCTGCACCGACGGCAACCAGCTGACGCCGCGCCTGGCGCACCAGCTCGGCCTGAAGACCATGGTGGGCGCCTGGCTGGGCGCCGACCGGGAGAAGAACGAGGTGGAGCTGGCCGCGGCCATCGAGGTGGCGCGCGCCGGCCACGCCGACCTGCTGGCCATCGGCAACGAGGTGCTCCTCCGGGAGGACCTCCCGGAGGCCGAGCTGATCGGCTACCTGGAGCGGGCCCGGGCCGCGGCGCCCGGGGTGCCGGTGGGCTACGTGGACGCCTACTACCTGTTCTGCCAGCACCCGCGGCTGGTGGCGGCCTGCGACGTCCTGCTGATCAACTGCTACCCCTTCTGGGAGTACTGCGCGCTCGAGCACGCGCTGGCCTACATGAAGGAGATGGTGGCCCGGGTGGAGCGGGTGGCCGGCGGGCGCCGCATCATCATCAGCGAGACCGGCTGGCCCAGCGCCGGCACGCCGGTGGGCGCGGCGGTGCCCTCGGTGGAGAACGCGCTGCGCTACCTGCTGGCCACCCTGGAGTGGACCGACGCCGCCGGCCTCGACCTCTTCTACTTCGCCGCCTTCGACGAGGCCTGGAAGGCCGGCGCCGAGGGCGATCGGGGCGTCACCTGGGGCCTGTGGGACCAGGACGGACGGCCGAAGTATGGCGGGTAG
- a CDS encoding glycosyl hydrolase, translating to MGRAICYSGYRAGQSPDAGRYPSYQEVHQDLRLLARHWRVLRLYDCSPHAELVLEVIRRERLDLAVLLGAWLAAEADNPGCPWGGVHGEAQLARNVAENGRELDRLVDLARRHPEVVVAVSVGNEACVDWTDHLVPPARVLGYVRQVKRLVPQPVTVCDNYLPWCGPLDALAGEVDFISLHSYPAWEAKPVGQALPFTEANWWAVAERFPGTPVVVTEAGWTTRSGGRGVRAEDATPENQATYLAALDHWSRTRGVLTFVFEAFDEAWKGSPDPLEPEKHWGVFTEDRRPKVAVQPLFPDLAAAPP from the coding sequence CTGGGGAGGGCCATCTGCTACTCCGGGTACCGCGCCGGGCAGAGCCCCGACGCCGGACGGTACCCCTCGTACCAGGAGGTCCACCAGGACCTCAGGCTGCTGGCGCGCCACTGGCGGGTCCTGCGCCTGTACGACTGCTCGCCCCACGCCGAGCTGGTGCTGGAGGTGATCCGGCGGGAGCGGCTCGACCTCGCGGTGCTGCTCGGCGCCTGGCTGGCGGCCGAGGCCGACAACCCCGGCTGCCCGTGGGGTGGCGTGCACGGGGAGGCCCAGCTGGCGCGCAACGTGGCCGAGAACGGGCGGGAGCTGGACCGGCTGGTGGACCTGGCGCGGCGCCACCCGGAGGTGGTGGTGGCCGTCTCGGTGGGCAACGAGGCCTGCGTGGACTGGACCGATCACCTGGTGCCGCCGGCGCGGGTGCTCGGCTACGTCCGGCAGGTCAAGCGGCTGGTGCCGCAGCCGGTCACGGTCTGCGACAACTACCTGCCCTGGTGCGGCCCGCTCGACGCCCTGGCCGGCGAGGTGGACTTCATCTCGCTGCACAGCTACCCGGCCTGGGAGGCCAAGCCCGTGGGCCAGGCGCTCCCCTTCACCGAGGCCAACTGGTGGGCCGTGGCCGAGCGCTTCCCCGGCACGCCGGTGGTCGTCACCGAGGCCGGCTGGACCACCCGCTCGGGCGGGCGCGGCGTCCGCGCCGAGGACGCCACCCCGGAGAACCAGGCCACCTACCTGGCCGCGCTGGATCACTGGAGCCGCACCCGCGGCGTGCTCACCTTCGTCTTCGAGGCCTTCGACGAGGCCTGGAAGGGCTCGCCCGACCCGCTCGAGCCGGAGAAGCACTGGGGGGTCTTCACCGAGGACCGCCGCCCCAAGGTGGCGGTCCAGCCGCTCTTCCCGGACCTGGCGGCGGCCCCGCCCTGA